The following are from one region of the Maribacter aquivivus genome:
- a CDS encoding DUF5995 family protein: MKFLNNEYILINLKTILISRPTTIQEVLHQLDSIIDNAIINNNRIGYFAYLYRRVTAEILKEVQLGNFEDNSRMETFDVTFANYYLDAYNGYINNQTISESWQFAFDAKDDTLTILQHIMLGINTHINLDLSLAASTAMNGLEISDIEKDFNTVNSILGNIVNEMQDRLSSVSPLLFLLDLAGKNTDEEIINFSLKKAREFSWYNANLLWGLGIDHQTNAIHEMDLTVLRLGEFIKNPKSKIVTYALKFIGKFEEQHVGTVISKLRQE, from the coding sequence TTGAAATTTCTAAACAATGAATACATATTAATTAACCTAAAAACTATTCTCATCAGTAGACCAACCACCATACAAGAAGTCTTGCATCAATTAGACAGTATCATTGATAATGCTATAATTAACAATAACCGCATAGGGTATTTTGCTTATTTATATAGAAGGGTGACTGCAGAAATATTGAAAGAGGTACAATTAGGGAATTTTGAGGATAATTCCCGAATGGAAACCTTCGATGTTACTTTTGCCAATTATTACTTGGACGCTTATAATGGTTATATTAATAATCAAACAATTAGTGAATCGTGGCAATTTGCCTTTGATGCAAAAGATGATACCCTAACCATTTTACAGCATATCATGTTAGGTATCAATACCCATATAAATCTAGATTTAAGTTTAGCGGCGAGCACTGCCATGAACGGGTTAGAAATATCTGATATTGAAAAGGACTTCAACACCGTAAATTCGATACTTGGTAATATTGTAAATGAAATGCAAGACCGACTAAGTAGCGTTTCGCCTTTGCTATTTCTTTTAGACCTTGCCGGAAAAAATACAGATGAAGAAATTATCAACTTTAGTTTAAAAAAAGCTAGAGAATTCTCATGGTATAATGCCAATTTGCTTTGGGGTTTAGGCATTGATCACCAAACTAATGCCATACATGAAATGGATTTAACTGTGTTAAGATTGGGAGAATTTATTAAAAACCCTAAATCTAAAATTGTCACTTATGCACTCAAATTTATAGGCAAATTTGAAGAACAGCATGTGGGTACAGTGATTTCTAAGTTGCGACAAGAGTAG
- a CDS encoding DoxX family protein, with translation MECLLSQKMKDEFARFGLKNQRVLTAYLQLAGGLGLIIGYFFLPILIFVAAAGLTLLMLLGFAVRIKIKDSTAESLPSLVLALVNLFIAVSYYQQLTAL, from the coding sequence ATGGAGTGCCTTTTGTCCCAAAAAATGAAAGATGAGTTCGCTAGATTTGGTTTAAAAAATCAAAGAGTTCTTACTGCATACTTGCAACTCGCAGGAGGTTTGGGATTAATAATAGGATATTTCTTTTTACCTATTTTAATATTCGTAGCTGCAGCAGGACTAACACTTCTAATGCTTTTAGGATTTGCCGTTAGAATAAAAATTAAAGACAGCACAGCAGAATCATTACCATCATTGGTTTTGGCTCTTGTAAATTTATTTATAGCAGTAAGCTACTACCAACAACTTACTGCGCTATAA
- a CDS encoding Lacal_2735 family protein: MFGIFKKKSEKDKLRSQYEKLLKEAHSLSTTNRKMSDQKAFEADEIMKKIEQLS; this comes from the coding sequence ATGTTCGGAATATTCAAAAAGAAATCAGAGAAAGATAAATTACGTTCTCAATATGAAAAGCTATTAAAAGAAGCGCATTCTCTTTCTACAACAAATAGAAAAATGAGTGATCAAAAAGCTTTTGAAGCCGATGAAATTATGAAGAAGATAGAACAGTTATCTTAA